Below is a window of Zygotorulaspora mrakii chromosome 3, complete sequence DNA.
CAACCCTTGCGAACATGGATGAAATGAAAGTGTTGGTTGAGATCTTAGTAGTGACATTGCCAATATTGAACCATTACTTATactcttcaattttgaatcttgtTTCCATTCATCGGCATGATGCTTCAATAACATGTTTTGTAAATTTAGATTACAATAGGATAAAACGGCATCTAAAGGACCTATCTCAGGctctttttcaaagcaaTGCTTAGTAACTCTCCTCAAATAATCAACTGGGTAGCCTGATAATCCAAAGTTTTTAATAATACCTTCATCCTTTAGTTTCTTTAgctctttcaaagcttcCAAAGTTTGGGACATAGGAACAAATTCGATATCGTGCAAATACACGAGATTTAAATAATCAGTCCTCAACCTCTCACATGATCTTTTGACACTGAATCTCACATGTTCCCTGCTATAATCGAATTCATCTAATTGGATTCTGCCAACTTTTGTACAAATAAAATAAGTGTTACGAGGGAATTCATCTCTTATTTGGTCAAGAGCATCGCCGTATATGGCTTCGCTAGGGCCATAATAAGGCGATGTATCAATAGCATTTATGCCATTTGAAAAGgcatatttcaatatattcACGATGGGCACTTGAGAAGGATTTTCGTTATACTCTTGTTTTAATGTAGCGCCTCCCAAGATAAGAGGCGATAAAGTCGTGATATCAGTTGGGTCCACAGTGCCTGCCATCGATTCTTTTCTACTTGCACAAAGACCTACAAGAGACCCTCAAACGTATTCTGATATGATTATCTTTGAGGTGGGATCTCTCGTAAGGGACTACAAAGGTTACTAGTTTTTGTCGAAACATAGCCAGTCCCAAGGAATAGTGGCTTTGGGtgaaaacaaagaaaagtcAAAGAATAATACAATTGTAAATACCAGTGAGCAATAGGAGGAGTGTGCTGACTCTGAAAAACATAGCAGAGTATACAGAAAATCGAAAAATAACCTCATGgctgtttttttttgaaaacaaacCCTCTAGAGCC
It encodes the following:
- the ARA2 gene encoding D-arabinose 1-dehydrogenase (NAD(P)(+)) ARA2 (similar to Saccharomyces cerevisiae ARA2 (YMR041C); ancestral locus Anc_2.604), whose translation is MAGTVDPTDITTLSPLILGGATLKQEYNENPSQVPIVNILKYAFSNGINAIDTSPYYGPSEAIYGDALDQIRDEFPRNTYFICTKVGRIQLDEFDYSREHVRFSVKRSCERLRTDYLNLVYLHDIEFVPMSQTLEALKELKKLKDEGIIKNFGLSGYPVDYLRRVTKHCFEKEPEIGPLDAVLSYCNLNLQNMLLKHHADEWKQDSKLKSISNGSILAMSLLRSQPTLSFHPCSQGLRTCADNAARYCEQNDTELADLANKFALSEWLNNGPTVIGVSNLDELKAALSSYSIVKASNGVLSAGDKKLIEHIQSEIFGKHLNETWPSGIEHPASVQNST